A window of Paenibacillus antri genomic DNA:
AATATTTGCTTCAATACAAGCAGCCAAGGTTTTCACCAGCACTACGGCCGAGAAAATATCGTGCGCAACAACATCTTCGCCTTCTGCGGCGACGGGCTGGCCGCGATGACGAGGGGAGAGGCGCATAATTCGTTCTCGTTCTGGCGCAACCTTCTCGTCTCCCGCGGGGAGCCGATGTACGCGATCCGCAAGGGACGGCCGAAGAGCTTCCTGGCGGATGCGAACCTGTTCTGGAATACGGAGGGACCGCCGGTCGTCGGCGCCGACTTCCGGTACGCGGAGGCTCGGTTCTTCATGGACGGGGAGCTCGATCTGGCGGAGTGGCGGGCGGCGACCGGCAACGATCTGCATTCCGTCGTCGCCGATCCCGGCTTCGTCGATGCGGAGCGGTTCGACTTCCGGCTGCGGCCGGATTCGCCGGCGCTGCTTCTCGGCTTCCGCCCGATCGACGCGAGCGCGGCCGGCCCTCGGGCGGAGCGGCGGGAACGAGATTGAACGCAAACAAGAAGCCGCAACGTACGTTGCGGCTTCTTGCGCATTCATTCAACCGTGATCGCGATCGCGTTCGCCGCGCCGGTGTCGTCGTCCACCGCCGTTATGACGGCCGCGCCTGCTTGGTTCGCTCGGACCGTGCCGTTGGCGTCGACCGAAACGACGTTCGGCGCGTCGCTCCGGAACCTCAGCTGGTGCGGCTCCGCCGGTACGATGCTGCCATCCGGGTAAAGCAGCCGGGCAGTCAACGATTGCGTATCCTTCGATCTCATCGTCGTCGCTCCTTCCAAGCGAAGGAACGGCTGATCCCCGTTGAACAGTACGGTAACGCTAGAGCGATGGACGAAGCCGTACACCGCATCGGTAACGGTGAGCGTCGCCGTACCGGGCATCTTCGCCGTTAACAGACCGGCGGCGTCTACGGACGCTACGTCGGGGCGATCCACTTCATACGTCGCCCCGACGACCGGAACGCGATGTCCGAGCGGGTAGCCCCATCGCGCGGTAACGGTCCCCGTTTCGCCCGGCATCATCTCGGACGGCGCGTCTACGCGCATGATCAGCGGCGCCAACGGGTAGATGCCGACCTCCGTGATGCTGTTCCACGCATTCGCGTTATTCCCTTTGCCGAGGATGCGGACGTACCGGGCCGTCGTCTCCTCTACGAGATACGTCTCCGGCAACGCCGTAGTCCCGGAGGTGACGCCGTCGGCGTAGACGGTTTTCCAGACGACGGCATCGTCGGAAGTTAAAATATCGAAGTAATTTTTCCTCGTATCGCCGGAATAGATCGCGATCGATACGGCGCCGATCTTCCTGGGCTCGCCGAGGTCGTATTGGATGTATTGCGTGCCGGAAGCGGACCAACGCGTATCCAAATCGCCGTCGATCGTGTTTTCCGGAATGTTGGCCGCTTCCGGTACGGCGCTGGCCGTAACCGAGGCGACCGGATACTTCAGGTGCGCCGGCGGTTCGCCGACGGACGCCCCGCGCGCGAAGACGATCGTGTACCGATTCGTTCGCGGGGATCCGTCCGCAGCCGACACCGTCACGACGGCCGCGCCGGGAAGCGCCTCCGCCTGCGCGACGGTAACGGAGTGTTCCGAGGTCGCCGTTACGGTCGGCGGCGACGGTTCGTCCATCGGCAGCGCGACTTCGTAATAGGTTACCTTCGGATCGAAGCCGGCGAGCGGCTCGCCGTTCAAGCGAATGTCGGAAGCCGTCACGCGCTCCGCGACGGGCGGCAGCTCTCCGTCCGGGATCGACCAGGCGTGAAGCGGGACCGCCCCTGCGGCGGGAGCGGGCAGCGGATCGCTCGAATACAGCGGCACCATCCGTATGGAGAGCGTGGCCTCTTGAACATGTTCCATATGAATCGCCAGCTTCCGCATGCCCTCGTTGGAGGATTGGCCTTCCGGATTCGGCGACGTCGGCAGCGGGGCCGCGTCCATCGCGGCGAAGGCGGCGCCGGCCGGCGCTTCCGTCATCTCGACGTACAGTTTCTTATCCTGCGATCGCAGCAGCGCGGCGCGGCCGCCTTCGACGATTTCGATGTCGGCCGGGGTATGCATGAACCAATATACCTCTGACGGAAGCTTCAGCTTTATTTCGTCCTGCACGATCAGTTCGGTCCGGTCCGCCGTCAGCATCATGCCGCGAAGCATCTCCCCGGCATCCTTCGAGTATAGATCGGTCATATCCAGAATCGTGTATGCGCCGCGCGGCTTCGATTCGTTCCGCACCGCTACGGCCGTACCGTAAGGCTCCTGCTGCACCACCGGGTTTTGCACAGGGTTCAGAACGATCGTATTGTGCCCCTCGGTCTTCTTCCGATAGTACGTCCACCGCGTGTAATTGTAATCCCAGAAGCCCGGGAGATTATAATTTTCGTTCCCGAGGTCGGCCGCCCAACGGACGCCTAACGCGTCGAAGACGAAGGTGCCGGCGTCCAGATCGTTGTGGCTTCGCATCGTCTCGTTCACCCCTTTCATCGAGGCGAATAAGGCGTACGGGTCGTCCCAAGCGCTCCGCATGGAGCCGGACTCGATCCCGGAGAAGAACCGATCCAATGCCGCAGGCTTCGCTTCGAAAATGCCGGGCTCGTAAAACACCATATAGAGCGGGTGGAACAAGCCTTTCCGGCGGTACAGGTCGCCGATGAACCAAGCGTATTCCGGCTCGTCGAAGAAGGCGGCGAACCAGATCGATTCGTACATGTTTAAACTGACGCCGCCGTCGTAAAAGTTGAATACGCCCCCCTCGCCGAGGAGGTGATACGGGTAGGCGCCGGAAGCTTCGTAACCGGGCAGACCGGAAAGGCCGAAGTCCGTGCCGAGCGTTCCGTGCAGCGCCGCCATGTACATCGCAAGATACTGGCCGCCGTAATGCCAGTAAGCGGGGCCTTCCGGCCAGGAGCCGTCGGCCGTGTAATGACGGACGGCTTGTTGGAGCTTCGCGAACGAGCTCTGGACGGCCTCGAGCGCCGCGTCGCGCGTCTCGGGTTCATCGGCTACGGCAAGCGCAAGCAGTCCTAAGCCCCCGTTGTCGACGAGGTTGATGTTGTTGAATTCTCCGTTATGCCGGAACGCGCCGCGATACCAATCCAACGCGACGTTAAGGGCGTTGTCGCGGATGGCGATATTGATGCGGGAGCGCTGCTCCTCCGACATGTAGTCGTAAATCCAGTCGTACGCCAGCGCGACCGCGAAGCTCAGCTCCGACAACGCCAAAATATTGTTCGTGCGACCGCCCCAGTCGGGGTAATCGGCCATTGCGTCGAACTCTCGCCATACGCGCTCGGCATAGCGGTCGTCGCCGGTCAGCTGATACATCAGCGCGGTCGGGAGGAGCCGGTCGCGCAACGGATACGCGTTGCCGCCGTTCGCCGAATAGGCGAGCGGCTGCGTATTCAACACGGGATCCGCTTGTTTGCGCAGCAGCTCGAACCATTCGGGCATGTACGGATCGCCGCTGCCGGATGCCGATAACGCGCGGGCCGCGGCAAACTTCTCGCCGCTCGCCAGCAGCCGCGGATGGCTCCGGGCGGGCGCGTGCGCTTCCAGAGCCGCCGCCGCGCTAGCTGCCGTCGGCCCGACGAAGATCAGCATGTCTCGCTCCGTTCGGCCGCCGCGGCCGTCTTCCGCCGCCACGCGGAACCGATCGTAACCGGTGAAGCCCGCGTTAGGAGCGTAGTCATAGGATCCGTTCGCATGTACCGCGATGGCGCCGTTCGCCGTAGGCTCAACGACGGTCCAGGTCAGCGCGTCCCCGTCAGGATCGCTTGACTTCTGCAGCAAGCCTTGCGCGATCGAAGCGCCGGAAGCCGTATACGCCCACTCTAAGTCCAGGACCGGGGCGTCGTTCGTCTCCAGGACGGCGATCGTTCCGGTTCCGAACTTCGGCCCTCCCTCCCCCGTGGAGGCAGTAAATTTGAACGTGTCGGTCCCCGTGAAGGACGGATTCGGGTAATACCGGAACGATCCGTCGTCCGACACGGTCATGGCGCCGCGGCTCGGCGGCGTCGCGAGCGCGAAGGCGATAGGAGCCCCGCTGCTGTCCGTCGCCGTTAGGCGGCCGGTTAAGGAGCCGTCTTCCGGAACTTCCCCCGCGTAAGCTTCTACCTCGAGCGTATCGGACGCTCCGACGCTCACGCTTATCGATGCCGCATGCCCTCCGTCTACGGTCTTCGCGGTAATGACG
This region includes:
- a CDS encoding Ig-like domain-containing protein, translating into MKRFLLMTTICSMAVGLLGGALPSGSAAAAEIGEADALAGTGVDNLLANGGFERTETGSGWIDNVKPSAWGQWLASGTPKLAIDSQVYRSGERSASIEGPAGAVSRAAITQSVPVTIGKTYRIGGWVKTEAVSNQALIRFQMRRSGAGNLLINVGTVTGTRDWTYIERLLTIPDNALQPATLAVEMFLEAGTGKVWFDDVSVTEPVQSIAVSPDIAYLEIGETVTPSVTFVPSSATDKRLLWSSSDPETAAVSGDGDIVGLRAGQSVITAKTVDGGHAASISVSVGASDTLEVEAYAGEVPEDGSLTGRLTATDSSGAPIAFALATPPSRGAMTVSDDGSFRYYPNPSFTGTDTFKFTASTGEGGPKFGTGTIAVLETNDAPVLDLEWAYTASGASIAQGLLQKSSDPDGDALTWTVVEPTANGAIAVHANGSYDYAPNAGFTGYDRFRVAAEDGRGGRTERDMLIFVGPTAASAAAALEAHAPARSHPRLLASGEKFAAARALSASGSGDPYMPEWFELLRKQADPVLNTQPLAYSANGGNAYPLRDRLLPTALMYQLTGDDRYAERVWREFDAMADYPDWGGRTNNILALSELSFAVALAYDWIYDYMSEEQRSRINIAIRDNALNVALDWYRGAFRHNGEFNNINLVDNGGLGLLALAVADEPETRDAALEAVQSSFAKLQQAVRHYTADGSWPEGPAYWHYGGQYLAMYMAALHGTLGTDFGLSGLPGYEASGAYPYHLLGEGGVFNFYDGGVSLNMYESIWFAAFFDEPEYAWFIGDLYRRKGLFHPLYMVFYEPGIFEAKPAALDRFFSGIESGSMRSAWDDPYALFASMKGVNETMRSHNDLDAGTFVFDALGVRWAADLGNENYNLPGFWDYNYTRWTYYRKKTEGHNTIVLNPVQNPVVQQEPYGTAVAVRNESKPRGAYTILDMTDLYSKDAGEMLRGMMLTADRTELIVQDEIKLKLPSEVYWFMHTPADIEIVEGGRAALLRSQDKKLYVEMTEAPAGAAFAAMDAAPLPTSPNPEGQSSNEGMRKLAIHMEHVQEATLSIRMVPLYSSDPLPAPAAGAVPLHAWSIPDGELPPVAERVTASDIRLNGEPLAGFDPKVTYYEVALPMDEPSPPTVTATSEHSVTVAQAEALPGAAVVTVSAADGSPRTNRYTIVFARGASVGEPPAHLKYPVASVTASAVPEAANIPENTIDGDLDTRWSASGTQYIQYDLGEPRKIGAVSIAIYSGDTRKNYFDILTSDDAVVWKTVYADGVTSGTTALPETYLVEETTARYVRILGKGNNANAWNSITEVGIYPLAPLIMRVDAPSEMMPGETGTVTARWGYPLGHRVPVVGATYEVDRPDVASVDAAGLLTAKMPGTATLTVTDAVYGFVHRSSVTVLFNGDQPFLRLEGATTMRSKDTQSLTARLLYPDGSIVPAEPHQLRFRSDAPNVVSVDANGTVRANQAGAAVITAVDDDTGAANAIAITVE